A region of Catenibacterium mitsuokai DNA encodes the following proteins:
- the rplK gene encoding 50S ribosomal protein L11, with protein sequence MEVCTVANNGKKVVRIMKIQFPAGGAKPGPALAGAGIQMPKFCTAFNDQTKDRHGETVPVVLTVYEDKSFDFVLKTAPAAEMIKKACGIKKAASDSKQTVATLSADKLKEIAEYKMPDLNANDLEAAMKIVAGTARNMGVKVEGLDA encoded by the coding sequence ATGGTAAAAAAGTAGTAAGAATTATGAAGATCCAGTTCCCAGCAGGTGGTGCTAAACCAGGACCAGCTTTAGCAGGTGCAGGAATTCAGATGCCAAAATTCTGTACAGCATTCAACGATCAGACTAAAGATCGTCATGGTGAAACTGTACCAGTAGTTTTGACTGTTTATGAAGACAAGAGCTTTGATTTCGTATTAAAGACAGCTCCAGCTGCTGAAATGATCAAGAAGGCTTGTGGTATCAAGAAAGCTGCAAGTGATTCAAAGCAGACTGTTGCTACTCTAAGTGCTGACAAGTTAAAGGAAATCGCAGAATACAAAATGCCAGACCTTAACGCTAATGATTTAGAAGCAGCAATGAAAATCGTTGCTGGAACAGCACGTAACATGGGTGTCAAAGTAGAAGGCTTAGACGCTTAA
- the rplA gene encoding 50S ribosomal protein L1: MSKKGKKYVEVAKQIEAGKLYSIEEAIELVKKTTTAKFDASVDVVFKLNLDTRHADQQLRGAIVLPNGTGKTKRVCVIAEGPKAEEAKNAGADVVGGQDILDEIAKGWLEFDVMIATPDQMPKLGRLGRILGPKGLMPNPKTGTVTMDVAKAVNESKGGKVNYRTDKDGNVHLPIGRVSFDSAKLVENYEAIHALLLRMRPSVVKGTYVKNCVVSSTMGPAVKVAA; this comes from the coding sequence ATGTCAAAAAAAGGAAAGAAATATGTAGAAGTTGCTAAGCAGATTGAAGCTGGCAAGCTATATTCAATCGAAGAAGCAATTGAATTAGTTAAGAAGACTACTACTGCTAAATTCGATGCAAGTGTTGATGTTGTGTTCAAGTTAAATCTTGATACTAGACATGCAGATCAGCAGTTACGTGGAGCTATCGTGCTTCCTAACGGAACTGGTAAAACAAAGAGAGTTTGTGTTATCGCTGAAGGTCCAAAGGCTGAAGAAGCTAAAAACGCTGGTGCTGACGTAGTTGGCGGCCAGGATATCTTAGATGAAATCGCTAAGGGATGGTTAGAGTTCGATGTTATGATCGCTACTCCTGATCAGATGCCTAAGCTTGGTAGATTAGGACGTATTTTAGGTCCTAAGGGATTAATGCCTAACCCTAAGACTGGTACAGTAACTATGGATGTTGCTAAAGCAGTTAATGAATCTAAAGGCGGTAAAGTTAATTATAGAACTGATAAAGATGGTAACGTACATCTTCCAATCGGTCGTGTATCATTCGACAGCGCTAAGCTAGTTGAAAACTATGAAGCTATCCATGCTTTATTATTAAGAATGAGACCTTCAGTAGTTAAGGGAACTTACGTTAAGAACTGCGTAGTTTCATCTACAATGGGTCCAGCAGTAAAAGTTGCTGCTTAA
- the rplJ gene encoding 50S ribosomal protein L10: MANEKVLVAKQAVIDEIADKLTNAQSVVVAEYRGLTVDEVTELRRALRAENVELKVYKNKLALRATEACGKQELDEFLTGPNAIAFGHDDAVAPARVLAKFAKDHEALVIKTAIVEGKLLSKEEVMELSKLPNKEGMLSMLLACLKAPVSKVARAVKAVADKEAEGSAEEAAPAEAEAAA; this comes from the coding sequence ATGGCTAACGAAAAAGTATTAGTCGCTAAACAGGCAGTCATCGACGAAATCGCTGATAAGTTAACTAACGCTCAGTCAGTAGTAGTTGCTGAATACCGTGGCTTAACTGTTGATGAAGTTACTGAACTTCGTCGTGCTTTAAGAGCTGAAAACGTTGAACTTAAAGTTTATAAGAACAAATTAGCTCTTCGTGCTACAGAAGCTTGTGGTAAGCAGGAATTAGATGAATTCTTAACTGGTCCAAACGCTATTGCATTTGGTCATGATGACGCTGTTGCTCCAGCTAGAGTACTAGCAAAATTTGCTAAGGATCACGAAGCTCTTGTAATCAAGACTGCAATCGTTGAAGGCAAATTATTGAGCAAAGAAGAAGTTATGGAACTTTCAAAGTTACCAAACAAAGAAGGTATGTTATCAATGTTATTGGCTTGCTTAAAGGCACCAGTATCAAAAGTTGCTAGAGCTGTTAAGGCTGTAGCTGACAAAGAAGCAGAAGGATCTGCAGAAGAAGCAGCTCCTGCAGAAGCAGAAGCAGCTGCTTAA
- the rplL gene encoding 50S ribosomal protein L7/L12, producing the protein MAKLTTDEILAYLEEATILELNELVKAIEEKFDVTAAAPVAVAAAAEEEGPAANVTVILKEVGPTKVKVIKAVREITGLGLVDAKGLVDKVPSEIKKDVPAEEGAKLKETLEAAGAVVELK; encoded by the coding sequence ATGGCAAAGTTAACAACTGATGAAATCTTAGCTTACTTAGAAGAAGCTACAATCTTAGAATTAAATGAATTAGTAAAAGCAATCGAAGAAAAATTCGACGTTACAGCTGCTGCTCCAGTTGCAGTTGCTGCTGCTGCTGAAGAAGAAGGACCTGCTGCTAACGTAACAGTAATCCTTAAAGAAGTTGGACCTACAAAGGTTAAAGTTATCAAGGCTGTTAGAGAAATCACTGGTTTAGGACTAGTTGATGCTAAGGGCTTAGTTGACAAGGTTCCATCTGAAATCAAGAAAGACGTACCAGCTGAAGAAGGTGCTAAGTTAAAGGAAACTTTAGAAGCTGCTGGTGCTGTTGTTGAATTAAAGTAA
- a CDS encoding class I SAM-dependent methyltransferase produces MSHYYTNDEIESRPSMIHFDFQGHSIDFHSDRGVFSKDSVDFGSRTLLDTVNLEGVKSVLDVGCGYGALSISLKMVYPDVTFDMVDVNRRAMDLAKRTIEDYHLEDMHVYESNAYDQVEKTFDMIISNPPIRAGKNVVTTILKESYSHLNKNGRLVIVIQKKQGAPSAKKCMEEVFGNAEILKRNKGYYIIQSIK; encoded by the coding sequence ATGTCACACTATTATACAAATGATGAAATAGAAAGCAGACCTTCAATGATTCATTTTGATTTTCAAGGACATTCTATTGACTTTCATAGTGACCGTGGTGTTTTCTCTAAGGATAGTGTAGATTTCGGTTCAAGAACTCTACTTGACACCGTTAATCTAGAAGGTGTAAAATCAGTATTAGATGTTGGGTGTGGATATGGTGCATTAAGTATCAGCCTGAAGATGGTTTATCCAGATGTGACATTTGATATGGTAGATGTTAACAGACGTGCAATGGATCTTGCTAAACGCACAATTGAAGATTATCATCTTGAAGATATGCATGTTTATGAAAGTAATGCATATGATCAAGTAGAGAAGACATTTGATATGATCATCTCTAATCCGCCAATTCGTGCAGGCAAGAATGTTGTGACAACTATTCTTAAAGAAAGTTATTCACACTTAAATAAGAATGGTCGCCTTGTGATTGTAATTCAAAAGAAACAGGGTGCACCAAGCGCTAAGAAATGCATGGAAGAAGTTTTTGGAAATGCGGAAATATTGAAGCGAAATAAAGGCTATTATATAATTCAATCAATTAAATAA
- the rpoB gene encoding DNA-directed RNA polymerase subunit beta, translated as MEKNVRTAESRIKRRNYSRISGSLKLPNLVEIQTDSFKWFQEKGIREVFEDIYPITNFNDTLSLEFVDCRFDEPKYDADESKERDAVYAAPLRATLRLVNKKTGEIKTSEVFMGDFPLMTDSGTFVVNGAERVIVSQLVRSPGAYFGNGTDKIGKTVFNGQVIPSRGTWLEFENDAKDVLNVRIDRQKKIPGTILLRALGLSSNEDIIEVFGEHQFLYNTFEKDPTHNTDDALMEIYSKLRPGEPATLDGANSLLFARFFDPKRYDLAKAGRFKLRKKLSLLDRIADRVLAEDVVDVDGNVVMTEGTKITKDKLEILKPVFEAGAHTREIKTNENMHSNHTIQVLDVYTDESKSIKMRVIGTDLSLDSKFVTISDFIAAYSYMLNLVDIYDSQDLAAEDRVSLMSRIGLLDDIDHLGNRRVRTVGELVQNQFRIGLSRMERVVKERMSLAEDDSMTPQSLTNIRPLTAAIKEFFASSQLSQFMDQINPLAELTNKRRLSALGPGGLSRDRAGYEVRDVHPSHYGRICPIETPEGPNIGLISTLASYAKVNEYGFIETPYRKVNNCVIDEDDIRYLTADEEKNYIIAQAKVKTDENDRIIDEQVISRHLGENIMAKPEEIDFIDISPKQIVSVASSCIPFLENDDATRALMGCNMQRQAVPLLNPHAPYVGTGMEFQAARDSGAAVVAKEEGTVKYVDAKKIIVEGESGEKTYKLLKFTVSNAGTCINHRPIVMAGDHVLKGQVLADGPAMEQGELALGQNVLVGFMTWNGYNYEDAVIMNEKLVKEDYYTSIHIQEYTIECRDTKLGPEEITRDIPNVGEDARSNLDENGIIRVGAEVKEGDILVGKVTPKGQAELSAEEKLLLAIFGEKSREVKDNSLRVPHGGSGIVHRIRVFTRRGKDRKTENKYGEANSLAYKEVERDDLQPGVNKVIKVYIVQKRKISEGDKMSGRHGNKGVISKILPTEDMPHLQDGTPLDIMLNPLGVPSRMNIGQVLELHLGYAARQLGGQYFATPAFDGINSKDLENIMKEAGMPENGKQKVISGKTGEYFDNEVSVGIMYMIKLCHMVDDKLHARSVGPYSLVTQQPLGGKAQNGGQRFGEMEVWALEAYGAAYTLREILTVKSDDVVGRVKTYEAIVKGQKLPEPGLPESFRVLKKELQALALDIRLLDDEGNEINVGNIEDEDRRFPRSFDAPKKPKEDEENDEKEEKEDEEADTHEEFVAEGEDDIVEDSFDDDEAPESVDDIIEGLFGKSGEEEE; from the coding sequence TTGGAAAAGAATGTAAGAACTGCAGAAAGCCGCATTAAGCGACGCAATTATTCTCGTATTAGTGGTTCTTTGAAACTACCTAACCTTGTCGAAATTCAGACAGATTCATTTAAGTGGTTTCAGGAAAAAGGTATAAGAGAAGTATTTGAGGATATTTATCCTATCACAAATTTTAACGACACTTTATCATTGGAGTTTGTTGACTGTCGTTTTGATGAGCCTAAATATGATGCAGATGAAAGTAAAGAAAGAGATGCAGTCTATGCAGCTCCTTTGCGTGCTACTTTACGTCTTGTAAACAAGAAAACTGGAGAAATCAAGACAAGTGAAGTATTTATGGGTGATTTCCCATTAATGACAGATTCAGGTACATTTGTTGTTAATGGTGCAGAACGTGTTATCGTTTCACAGTTAGTTCGTTCTCCAGGAGCTTATTTTGGTAATGGAACAGACAAGATTGGTAAGACTGTCTTCAATGGACAGGTTATCCCATCTCGTGGTACTTGGCTTGAATTTGAAAATGATGCCAAGGATGTTCTAAATGTTCGTATTGACCGTCAGAAGAAGATTCCAGGTACTATTCTTTTACGTGCTCTAGGACTTTCTTCAAATGAAGATATTATTGAAGTTTTCGGAGAACACCAGTTCCTCTACAATACATTTGAAAAGGATCCAACACATAACACTGATGATGCGTTGATGGAAATTTATAGTAAATTGAGACCAGGTGAACCAGCTACTTTAGATGGTGCTAACTCTTTACTATTTGCGCGTTTCTTCGATCCAAAGCGTTATGATTTAGCAAAAGCAGGTCGTTTTAAGCTTCGTAAGAAATTAAGCTTATTAGATCGTATTGCTGATCGTGTTCTTGCTGAAGATGTTGTTGACGTTGATGGTAACGTTGTAATGACAGAAGGTACTAAGATCACTAAAGATAAACTAGAAATCTTAAAGCCTGTATTTGAAGCAGGTGCACATACAAGAGAAATCAAAACAAATGAAAATATGCATTCTAACCACACTATTCAGGTTTTAGATGTATATACAGATGAATCAAAATCTATCAAGATGAGAGTAATCGGTACTGATCTTTCACTAGATAGTAAGTTTGTCACTATTTCAGACTTTATTGCTGCATATTCTTATATGCTTAACCTTGTTGATATCTATGATTCTCAGGACTTAGCAGCTGAAGACAGAGTGTCTTTAATGAGCCGCATTGGTTTATTAGATGATATCGACCATTTAGGTAATAGACGTGTTAGAACTGTTGGGGAATTAGTTCAGAACCAGTTCCGTATCGGTTTATCACGTATGGAAAGAGTAGTTAAGGAAAGAATGTCTTTAGCTGAAGATGATTCTATGACTCCACAGTCATTAACAAACATTCGTCCATTAACTGCTGCAATCAAAGAATTCTTTGCAAGTTCACAGTTATCTCAGTTCATGGACCAGATTAACCCACTTGCCGAATTAACAAATAAGAGACGTCTTTCTGCCTTAGGTCCTGGTGGTTTATCAAGAGATCGTGCAGGTTATGAAGTACGAGACGTCCATCCATCACACTATGGTAGAATCTGTCCAATCGAAACACCAGAAGGTCCTAACATCGGGTTGATTTCTACACTTGCATCTTATGCAAAAGTAAATGAATATGGATTTATTGAAACTCCATATCGTAAAGTAAATAACTGCGTTATTGATGAAGATGATATTCGTTATTTAACAGCCGATGAAGAAAAGAACTATATTATTGCCCAGGCAAAAGTTAAGACTGATGAAAATGACCGTATCATTGATGAACAGGTTATTTCACGTCATTTAGGTGAAAACATCATGGCTAAGCCAGAAGAAATCGACTTCATTGATATTTCACCTAAACAGATCGTATCAGTAGCATCTTCATGTATCCCATTCTTGGAAAACGATGATGCGACTCGTGCCCTTATGGGATGTAACATGCAGAGACAGGCTGTACCTCTATTAAATCCACATGCTCCTTATGTAGGAACAGGTATGGAGTTCCAGGCTGCAAGAGACTCAGGTGCTGCAGTTGTTGCGAAAGAAGAAGGAACTGTTAAATATGTTGACGCTAAGAAGATCATCGTTGAAGGTGAAAGCGGCGAAAAGACATATAAGTTATTAAAGTTCACTGTATCTAATGCTGGTACATGTATCAACCATCGTCCAATTGTTATGGCTGGTGATCATGTTCTTAAGGGTCAGGTTCTTGCTGATGGACCAGCTATGGAACAGGGTGAATTAGCATTAGGACAGAACGTTCTTGTAGGTTTCATGACATGGAATGGTTATAACTACGAAGATGCTGTCATCATGAATGAAAAGCTTGTTAAAGAAGATTACTATACTTCTATCCACATTCAGGAATATACAATTGAATGTCGTGATACTAAGTTAGGCCCTGAAGAAATTACTAGAGATATTCCTAACGTAGGTGAAGATGCACGTTCTAACTTAGACGAAAACGGTATTATCCGCGTTGGTGCTGAAGTTAAGGAAGGCGACATCTTAGTTGGTAAAGTAACTCCTAAGGGACAGGCAGAATTATCTGCAGAAGAAAAACTATTATTAGCTATCTTTGGTGAAAAATCGAGAGAAGTTAAAGATAACTCATTAAGAGTACCACATGGTGGTTCTGGTATCGTTCATCGTATCAGAGTATTTACTCGTAGAGGTAAAGATAGAAAAACTGAAAATAAGTATGGTGAAGCAAACTCACTTGCTTATAAGGAAGTTGAAAGAGACGATTTACAGCCAGGTGTAAATAAAGTTATCAAAGTATATATCGTTCAGAAGCGTAAGATTTCTGAAGGGGATAAGATGTCAGGTAGACACGGTAACAAGGGTGTCATCTCTAAGATTTTACCAACAGAAGATATGCCTCACTTACAGGACGGTACTCCACTTGATATCATGCTTAACCCATTAGGTGTACCATCTCGTATGAACATCGGTCAGGTATTAGAATTACACTTAGGTTATGCTGCTAGACAGTTAGGCGGTCAGTATTTCGCAACTCCAGCCTTTGATGGTATCAATTCTAAGGACTTAGAAAATATCATGAAGGAAGCTGGTATGCCAGAAAATGGTAAACAGAAAGTTATTTCTGGTAAAACTGGTGAATATTTCGATAACGAAGTATCAGTTGGTATCATGTACATGATCAAGTTATGTCACATGGTTGATGATAAGTTACATGCAAGATCAGTTGGTCCTTACTCACTTGTTACTCAGCAGCCACTTGGTGGTAAAGCTCAGAACGGTGGTCAGAGATTCGGGGAAATGGAAGTATGGGCACTTGAAGCTTATGGTGCAGCATATACATTACGTGAAATCTTAACAGTTAAGTCAGATGACGTTGTAGGACGTGTTAAGACTTATGAAGCAATCGTTAAGGGACAGAAGTTACCTGAACCAGGATTACCTGAATCATTCAGAGTATTAAAGAAAGAATTACAGGCATTGGCATTAGATATTCGTCTATTAGATGATGAAGGTAATGAAATCAATGTAGGTAATATTGAAGATGAAGATCGTCGTTTCCCTCGTTCATTCGATGCGCCTAAGAAGCCAAAAGAAGATGAAGAAAATGATGAAAAAGAAGAAAAAGAAGATGAAGAAGCTGACACTCACGAAGAATTCGTTGCCGAAGGTGAAGATGATATCGTAGAAGACAGCTTCGATGATGATGAAGCTCCAGAATCAGTCGATGATATTATCGAGGGATTATTTGGAAAAAGCGGTGAGGAGGAAGAATAA
- the rpoC gene encoding DNA-directed RNA polymerase subunit beta', translating into MAENNNFSAIQIGLASPEKIREWSYGEVKKPETINYRSQKPEKDGLFCERIFGPTKDWECACGKYKKVRYKGVVCDRCGVEVTRSSVRRERMGHIELATPVAHIWYLKGVPSRMGLILDMSPKQLEEIIYFVSYVVTDKGSTPLEYKQVLSERDYRNCVEKFGGQFQAKIGAEAIKVLLQKVDLDAELEDVENQLKEAQGQKRQKLLKRLEAIDAFRSSNNQPEWMIMDVLPVIPPDLRPMLQLDGGRFATSDLNDLYRRVITRNNRLKKLLELGTPSIIVQNEKRMLQESVDALIDNGRRSKPITGAGGRALKSLSHTLKGKQGRFRQNLLGKRVDYSGRSVIAVGPTLKMYQCGIPREMAVNLFKPFVISGLVRNELATNIKAAERMIDKMDDKIWPIVEDVIKHHPVLLNRAPTLHRLGIQAFEPKLVEGRAIRLHPLACPAFNADFDGDQMAIHAPLGEEAIQEARQLMLGSRNILGPKDGKPIVTPSQDMVLGNYYLTTEKADQIGEGTVFADVNEVLMAYYNKTVNLHTRIAIRAAALKNKTFTEEQNNMYLVTTVGKIIFNQIFEGEFPYLNDPDKASLKATPMKYFLPYGTDIKAHIKAQPLIKQFTKKTLGAIIDEYFKICPIDEIHVMLDRLKNQGFYYSTIAGITVSAYDIQIPQDKYHLFDDADEHLEVIKKLYNKGKLTEHERYTAVIKLWNDVKEKVTGIVKEEFEADRDNPIFIMSDSGARGNISNFTQLVGMRGLMSNPKGETIELPIKSALREGLTASEFFISTHGARKGSTDTALKTADSGYLTRRLVDVAQEVIITEDDCHTDKGFEVSELINTADGNVIVPLVDRLVGRTSLKDICDPATGEIIVHANELMTEKSAKAVADAGIKTVEIRNIFGCKSKTGICRKCYGLNLATGQEVLLGETIGIMAAQSIGEPGTQLTMRTFHMGGVAGDADITQGLPRIQELFEARVPKAKSIISEINGHISSITTQGDHNNQRSEVTVANDLETKTYLTPIGAKLAVSEGDIVEPGDKITEGSISPKELLSVASAEAVEKYILKEVQQVYRLQGIEISDKHIEIIIQQMMRRMKIVEGGDTTALPGSHVSVKNFTELNRQVLKEGKHPAVGRPILLGITKASLETDSWLSAASFQETTRILTDAAIRGKVDHLKGLKENVIIGKLLPAGTGLRGPLKSEETIKKEEEEALQQAELEKSREEAENFTPDSAMFDEEEEFVTSHHDA; encoded by the coding sequence ATGGCAGAGAATAATAATTTTTCAGCAATTCAGATCGGTTTAGCCTCTCCTGAGAAGATTCGTGAATGGTCATATGGCGAAGTCAAAAAACCTGAAACAATCAACTATCGTTCACAGAAGCCTGAAAAAGATGGTTTATTTTGTGAAAGAATCTTTGGTCCAACAAAGGACTGGGAATGTGCTTGTGGTAAATATAAGAAAGTAAGATATAAAGGTGTTGTCTGCGACCGTTGTGGTGTCGAAGTTACTCGTTCTTCAGTAAGAAGAGAAAGAATGGGTCATATCGAATTAGCAACTCCAGTTGCACATATCTGGTATTTAAAGGGAGTTCCATCTCGTATGGGACTCATCCTTGATATGTCTCCTAAACAGTTAGAAGAAATCATCTATTTCGTATCTTATGTTGTTACTGATAAAGGTTCTACACCACTTGAATACAAGCAGGTATTATCTGAAAGAGATTATCGTAACTGTGTTGAAAAGTTCGGTGGTCAGTTCCAGGCTAAGATCGGTGCAGAAGCCATCAAAGTATTATTACAGAAGGTTGACTTAGATGCTGAACTTGAAGATGTAGAAAATCAGTTAAAAGAAGCTCAGGGTCAGAAGAGACAGAAGTTATTAAAGAGACTTGAAGCAATTGATGCATTCAGAAGCTCTAATAACCAGCCAGAATGGATGATTATGGATGTTCTTCCAGTTATTCCACCTGATTTAAGACCAATGCTTCAGCTTGACGGTGGTCGTTTTGCGACAAGTGACTTAAACGACTTATATAGACGTGTTATCACTCGTAACAACCGTTTAAAGAAATTATTAGAATTAGGTACACCTAGCATCATCGTACAGAACGAAAAGCGTATGCTTCAGGAATCTGTAGATGCTTTAATCGATAATGGTAGACGTTCTAAACCTATTACAGGTGCTGGAGGAAGAGCATTAAAATCTCTTTCACACACACTTAAAGGTAAGCAGGGACGTTTCAGACAGAACTTACTTGGTAAGCGTGTAGACTACTCTGGACGTTCAGTTATCGCCGTAGGACCTACATTAAAGATGTACCAGTGTGGTATTCCAAGAGAAATGGCTGTTAACTTATTCAAGCCATTCGTTATCTCTGGATTAGTAAGAAACGAATTAGCAACTAATATCAAAGCTGCTGAACGTATGATTGATAAGATGGATGATAAGATCTGGCCAATCGTTGAAGATGTTATCAAACATCATCCAGTATTACTTAACCGTGCCCCTACATTACATAGATTAGGTATCCAGGCTTTCGAACCTAAACTAGTAGAAGGTCGTGCAATCCGTCTTCATCCATTAGCTTGTCCAGCGTTCAATGCCGACTTCGATGGTGACCAGATGGCCATCCATGCACCACTAGGTGAAGAAGCAATTCAGGAAGCAAGACAGTTAATGCTTGGTTCTAGAAATATCCTTGGTCCAAAAGATGGTAAACCTATCGTTACTCCATCACAGGATATGGTGCTTGGTAACTATTACTTAACAACAGAAAAAGCAGATCAGATTGGTGAAGGTACAGTATTCGCTGATGTGAACGAAGTATTAATGGCTTACTACAATAAGACTGTTAACTTACATACAAGAATTGCGATTCGTGCTGCTGCTTTAAAGAATAAGACATTCACTGAAGAACAGAATAACATGTACTTAGTCACTACAGTTGGTAAGATCATCTTCAACCAGATCTTTGAAGGTGAATTCCCATACTTAAATGACCCAGATAAGGCAAGCTTAAAGGCTACTCCAATGAAGTACTTCTTACCTTATGGTACAGATATCAAGGCTCACATCAAAGCTCAGCCTTTAATCAAGCAGTTCACTAAGAAGACTCTTGGAGCTATCATCGATGAATACTTCAAGATTTGTCCAATTGATGAAATCCATGTCATGCTTGATAGACTAAAGAATCAGGGATTCTATTATTCAACTATCGCTGGTATTACAGTATCTGCTTATGATATTCAGATTCCTCAGGATAAATATCATTTATTCGATGATGCTGATGAACATCTTGAAGTAATTAAGAAGTTATACAACAAAGGTAAATTAACAGAACATGAACGTTATACAGCCGTAATCAAATTATGGAATGACGTTAAAGAAAAAGTTACTGGTATCGTTAAAGAAGAGTTCGAAGCTGACCGTGATAACCCAATCTTCATCATGTCAGATTCAGGTGCCCGTGGTAACATCTCTAACTTCACTCAGCTTGTAGGTATGCGTGGATTGATGAGTAACCCTAAGGGGGAAACTATCGAACTTCCTATCAAGTCTGCCCTTCGTGAAGGTTTAACTGCATCAGAATTCTTCATTTCTACACATGGTGCTCGTAAAGGTTCTACAGATACAGCCTTAAAGACTGCCGATTCAGGTTACTTAACAAGACGTCTTGTCGATGTAGCACAGGAAGTTATTATCACAGAAGACGATTGTCATACTGATAAGGGATTCGAAGTATCTGAATTAATTAATACAGCTGATGGTAACGTCATCGTACCATTAGTAGATAGACTTGTTGGTCGTACTTCATTAAAGGATATTTGTGATCCAGCAACTGGTGAAATCATTGTCCATGCAAATGAATTAATGACTGAAAAATCAGCAAAAGCTGTTGCTGATGCTGGTATTAAGACAGTTGAAATTAGAAACATCTTCGGATGTAAATCTAAGACAGGTATCTGCCGTAAGTGTTATGGTCTAAACTTAGCAACTGGTCAGGAAGTATTACTTGGTGAAACAATCGGTATCATGGCTGCACAGTCAATCGGTGAACCAGGTACTCAGCTTACAATGCGTACATTCCACATGGGTGGTGTTGCCGGTGACGCCGATATCACTCAGGGTCTTCCTCGTATCCAGGAATTGTTTGAAGCACGTGTTCCAAAGGCTAAATCAATTATTTCTGAAATCAATGGGCACATTTCATCAATTACTACACAGGGTGATCATAACAACCAGCGTTCAGAAGTTACTGTCGCAAATGATCTTGAAACTAAGACTTACTTAACACCAATTGGTGCAAAATTAGCTGTTTCAGAAGGAGATATTGTTGAACCAGGTGATAAGATCACAGAAGGTTCTATCTCTCCAAAAGAATTATTATCTGTTGCATCTGCAGAAGCAGTAGAAAAGTATATATTAAAAGAAGTACAGCAGGTATATAGATTACAGGGTATCGAAATTTCTGATAAGCATATCGAAATCATCATTCAGCAGATGATGAGAAGAATGAAGATTGTAGAAGGCGGCGATACAACTGCATTACCTGGATCACATGTTTCAGTTAAGAACTTCACTGAATTAAATAGACAGGTTCTTAAGGAAGGTAAACATCCAGCTGTTGGTAGACCAATCTTACTTGGTATCACTAAGGCTTCATTAGAAACAGATTCATGGTTATCAGCTGCATCATTCCAGGAAACTACGAGAATTCTTACTGATGCTGCAATCAGAGGTAAAGTAGATCATCTTAAGGGTCTAAAGGAAAACGTTATTATTGGTAAGCTATTACCAGCAGGTACTGGCTTAAGAGGACCTTTAAAATCTGAAGAAACAATCAAGAAAGAGGAAGAAGAAGCTCTTCAGCAGGCTGAACTTGAAAAATCAAGAGAAGAAGCTGAAAATTTCACTCCTGACTCTGCAATGTTTGATGAAGAAGAAGAATTTGTAACTTCTCATCATGACGCTTAA
- a CDS encoding SDR family oxidoreductase → MVVVTGGAHGIGQAIVEDFRKEGAVVEVIDKTPGTYFVGDIGNKETLEAFSSYVLEKHSHIDYLINNALLIMKGIDECSYEEFQYALSVGVTAPFYLTKLFKDSFNKGAVIVNISSSRDRMSQDNTESYTAAKGGIAALTHALMMSLRGHVRVNSISPGWINTHGNTYTGPDAYQQPTGRVGNPQDISSMVLFLCSPQASFINGENICIDGGMTKQMIYHEDAGWYLEDK, encoded by the coding sequence GTGGTAGTTGTTACTGGTGGGGCTCACGGTATAGGACAAGCCATAGTAGAAGATTTTAGAAAAGAAGGAGCAGTCGTTGAGGTGATCGACAAGACACCAGGTACTTACTTTGTGGGGGATATAGGTAATAAAGAAACATTAGAAGCATTTAGTTCTTATGTGTTAGAGAAGCATAGTCATATTGATTATCTCATTAATAATGCTTTACTTATAATGAAAGGTATTGATGAATGTAGTTATGAAGAATTTCAATACGCTTTATCTGTTGGAGTCACTGCTCCATTCTATCTTACAAAGCTATTCAAGGACTCATTTAATAAAGGTGCTGTTATTGTTAATATTTCGTCTTCTAGAGACCGTATGAGTCAAGACAATACAGAAAGTTATACTGCTGCAAAAGGAGGCATAGCGGCCCTTACACACGCTCTCATGATGAGCCTAAGAGGTCATGTAAGAGTCAATTCTATTTCACCAGGATGGATTAATACTCATGGTAATACATACACCGGTCCTGATGCATATCAACAGCCAACTGGAAGAGTAGGAAATCCCCAGGATATATCATCTATGGTTTTATTCTTATGTTCACCTCAAGCATCATTTATCAACGGTGAGAATATCTGTATTGATGGAGGAATGACCAAACAGATGATTTATCATGAAGATGCAGGATGGTATTTAGAAGATAAGTAG